A stretch of the Macadamia integrifolia cultivar HAES 741 unplaced genomic scaffold, SCU_Mint_v3 scaffold3183, whole genome shotgun sequence genome encodes the following:
- the LOC122067871 gene encoding uncharacterized protein LOC122067871 — MENQEKLWLQKSKVRWLKEGDRCSRFFHVMTRIKRSKNTIRCITTEDGVDISDRDQMGSYLAEFYETFHKKVELEDHPQIFNYIPRILQDSDQEMLDAIPSEDVIKRAMWDLDPDSSPSPDGLTGVFFRKCWDIIHDDVYRAVKGFFSSVLRRFGFSGKMIGWIHTLLQWARISVLLNGSPIKPLLGPRGADVPTHLLFADDVFIFMNASKRYVRNLKSFLAIYQKCSGQFFNLEKSKLFLGKNPLVRKQWIAEELEIPCCNFQTKYLGVEIFQSRVKRDPLLPVMDKIKAKLAGLKGKLLSMAGRVELVKSVISRMSLHNFSVYWWPTPLIMNLEKWMKNFIWTGEIDSFKATTIKWDTIFKPKDEGGLGIRKRKVNMALIAKLAWSIKAEDSQLSRLLQARFLSRSGLLRRSYRRSSIWLGIRRMWRFISDNERWIIGNGRKINFWNDNWLGPKPIGVLFELNEGLSSNLNQTVADFIVDGLGRCLQCNLIFLQRSSKG, encoded by the exons ACCAGGAGAAATTGTGGCTTCAAAAATCCAAGGTTAGATGGCTTAAGGAAGGGGACAGATGTTCCAGATTTTTTCACGTCATGACCAGGATCAAGAGATCCAAAAACACTATTAGATGCATCACTACTGAGGATGGAGTTGATATCAGTGATCGAGATCAGATGGGATCCTATTTGGCGGAATTTTATGAGACATTTCACAAGAAAGTAGAACTGGAGGATCACCCCCAGATTTTTAACTACATTCCCAGAATTCTTCAGGATTCGGACCAAGAGATGCTGGATGCCATTCCCTCTGAAGATGTGATCAAGAGAGCGATGTGGGACCTCGATCCGGACAGCTCTCCAAGCCCTGATGGCTTAACGGGAGTGTTCTTCAGAAAATGCTGGGATATAATCCATGACGATGTCTACAGAGCAGTCAAGGGATTTTTTTCATCAG TGCTCAGACGGTTTGGTTTCTCTGGAAAAATGATTGGCTGGATTCATACCTTGCTTCAGTGGGCCAGGATTTCAGTGCTCCTGAATGGCAGTCCT ATAAAGCCTCTATTGGGTCCTCGTGGTGCTGATGTCCCTACGCATCTCTTATTTGCTGATGACGTCTTCATTTTTATGAACGCTTCTAAGAGGTATGTTAGAAATTTGAAGTCTTTCCTTGCTATCTATCAAAAATGCTCTGGACAGTTTTTTAATTTAGAGAAAAGTAAGTTGTTCTTGGGGAAAAATCCTTTAGTAAGGAAGCAGTGGATTGCAGAAGAGTTGGAAATTCCTTGTTGCAACTTCCAAACAAAATACCTGGGCGTTGAGATCTTCCAAAGCCGAGTGAAAAGAGATCCACTTCTCCCTGTTATGGACAAAATTAAAGCCAAGCTGGCTGGCTTGAAGGGCAAACTTTTGTCCATGGCAGGGAGAGTTGAACTTGTAAAGTCTGTCATCTCTAGAATGTCATTGCACAACTTTTcagtttactggtggcctacTCCTTTAATCATGAATCTTGAAAAGTGGATGAAGAATTTTATATGGACTGGTGAGATAGACTCTTTTAAGGCTACCACTATCAAATGGGATACAATTTTTAAACCCAAGGATGAGGGGGGTCTTGGCATCAGAAAGCGTAAGGTTAATATGGCTTTAATTGCCAAACTAGCATGGTCAATCAAGGCAGAAGATTCCCAGCTGAGCAGACTGCTTCAAGCAAGGTTTTTATCTCGCTCAGGCCTTCTTAGACGCTCTTATAGGCGCTCTTCCATTTGGCTGGGTATAAGAAGAATGTGGAGATTTATTTCGGACAATGAGAGATGGATCATTGGCAAcggaaggaaaataaatttctggaACGATAACTGGCTTGGGCCTAAACCCATAGGGGTTCTCTTCGAGTTGAACGAAGGGCTTTCctcaaaccttaatcaaactGTGGCTGACTTTATTGTTGATGGTCTTGGGCGCTGCCTCCAGTGCAATTTGATTTTCTTGCAGAGATCTTCCAAAGGATAG